In Actinomycetota bacterium, a single window of DNA contains:
- the larE gene encoding ATP-dependent sacrificial sulfur transferase LarE, protein MYDDERLDRLHAVVEGLGSVVVALSGGVDSSLLAHACHAVLDDRALAVVARSPSLPRRELDIAGRVAEHIGIACEVIDTAEVDDPRYAANPRNRCYFCKDELFSHLDRVAVERGFACVAYGENLDDDGDHRPGRAAAVRHGVRAPLREAELTKADVRDLARALDLPVWDKPAFACLASRFPHGTEITPAALRQVEEAEDALWRLGVSQLRVRYHGDLARIEVDPDDLERVVAQADAVVAALRRAGFVHVTLDLAGYRRGGSGATPGEGLLPLVD, encoded by the coding sequence GTGTACGACGATGAGCGCCTCGATCGGCTCCACGCGGTCGTCGAGGGGCTCGGCAGCGTGGTCGTGGCCCTGTCGGGCGGGGTCGACTCCAGCCTGTTGGCGCACGCCTGTCACGCCGTCCTCGACGATCGCGCACTGGCGGTGGTGGCGCGGTCACCGTCGCTCCCGCGCCGCGAACTGGACATCGCCGGCCGGGTGGCGGAACACATCGGGATCGCCTGCGAGGTGATCGACACGGCCGAGGTCGATGATCCCCGTTACGCCGCGAACCCGCGCAACCGCTGCTACTTCTGCAAGGACGAGCTGTTCTCCCACCTCGATCGCGTGGCCGTCGAGCGCGGCTTCGCGTGCGTGGCGTACGGGGAGAACCTCGACGACGACGGCGACCACCGTCCTGGCCGCGCTGCGGCCGTCCGCCACGGGGTCCGCGCCCCGCTGCGCGAGGCGGAACTGACCAAAGCCGACGTCCGAGACCTGGCCCGCGCCCTTGACCTCCCGGTGTGGGACAAGCCGGCGTTCGCGTGCCTGGCGTCACGCTTCCCGCACGGCACGGAGATCACCCCGGCAGCACTGCGGCAGGTCGAGGAGGCCGAGGATGCACTGTGGAGGTTGGGGGTCAGTCAGCTCCGGGTCCGCTACCACGGCGACCTCGCCCGCATCGAGGTGGACCCGGACGACCTCGAGCGGGTCGTCGCGCAGGCCGACGCCGTTGTGGCGGCGTTGCGCCGTGCCGGCTTCGTCCACGTGACGCTGGACCTGGCCGGTTACCGACGGGGCGGATCGGGCGCCACCCCCGGGGAGGGGCTGCTGCCCCTGGTGGATTGA
- a CDS encoding 1-acyl-sn-glycerol-3-phosphate acyltransferase, whose amino-acid sequence MSLVRQIRDMARGWRWTRRPLVPASAAPHVDEGEDDEFPTAWARTPPARIARDALQRFGLKPLVWSQVSPAVRGLDNLDALTGPVVFASNHSSHLDAPLLLNSLPPAWRRRTAVNAASDYFFTAWWRATATTLLFNAFPVDRDGGRLSELPGELLDDGWNLLLFPEGGRSDDGWVQGFLRGAGFLCLRHGIPAVPVAIRGAFAAMPPGRGWPRPGRLPVTVHYGPPVRPRDGERSGDFAQRLENAVARLLDEDEDSWWASLRRAAEDQTPSARAPDVARWRRVWEASRPLPSAGDRRGAWRR is encoded by the coding sequence ATGTCGCTGGTGCGCCAGATCCGCGACATGGCGCGAGGCTGGCGGTGGACCCGCCGCCCTTTGGTGCCCGCCTCCGCCGCACCCCACGTCGACGAGGGTGAGGACGACGAGTTCCCCACCGCCTGGGCGCGGACGCCACCGGCCCGGATCGCACGAGACGCCCTACAGCGGTTCGGGCTGAAGCCCCTGGTGTGGTCCCAGGTCTCCCCCGCGGTCCGCGGGCTCGACAACCTCGACGCCCTGACCGGGCCGGTGGTGTTCGCCAGCAACCACTCCAGCCACCTCGATGCGCCGCTGCTGCTCAATTCGCTCCCGCCCGCGTGGCGGCGGCGCACCGCGGTCAACGCCGCCTCCGACTACTTCTTCACCGCGTGGTGGCGGGCGACTGCCACGACGTTGCTGTTCAACGCCTTCCCGGTCGATCGTGACGGCGGTCGGCTATCGGAGCTGCCCGGTGAGCTGCTCGACGACGGGTGGAACCTGCTGCTGTTCCCCGAGGGCGGCCGTTCGGACGACGGGTGGGTGCAGGGCTTCCTGCGTGGTGCGGGTTTCCTGTGCCTGCGCCACGGGATCCCGGCGGTGCCCGTGGCGATCCGCGGCGCGTTCGCCGCGATGCCTCCGGGCCGGGGCTGGCCGCGGCCGGGCCGGCTGCCGGTCACCGTCCACTACGGCCCTCCCGTGAGACCCCGCGACGGGGAGCGCAGCGGCGATTTCGCACAGCGGCTGGAGAACGCGGTCGCCCGCCTACTCGACGAGGACGAGGACAGCTGGTGGGCGTCGCTGCGCCGGGCCGCCGAGGATCAGACCCCGTCGGCACGTGCACCGGACGTGGCCAGGTGGCGGAGGGTGTGGGAGGCGTCACGACCGCTCCCGTCAGCTGGCGACCGGCGAGGCGCCTGGCGGCGCTGA
- a CDS encoding 1-(5-phosphoribosyl)-5-amino-4-imidazole-carboxylate carboxylase: MPSGTLQELLGAVRSGQVSIAAAAAALRDLPFADLGDLKLDHHRELRTGDPEVVFGEGKTADQCARAVQQLLRAGDGPVLVTRVSEDQAAAVHEVAPAARHDEVGRVVVAR, translated from the coding sequence GTGCCGTCAGGGACGTTGCAGGAACTGCTCGGTGCGGTCCGGTCGGGACAGGTCAGCATCGCAGCCGCCGCGGCGGCGCTCCGCGACCTGCCGTTCGCGGATCTGGGCGATCTGAAGCTCGATCACCACCGTGAGCTGCGCACCGGTGACCCCGAGGTGGTGTTCGGGGAGGGCAAGACCGCCGACCAGTGCGCCCGCGCTGTGCAGCAGCTGCTGCGGGCGGGCGACGGTCCCGTCCTGGTGACACGGGTCAGCGAGGACCAGGCCGCAGCCGTCCACGAGGTCGCCCCCGCAGCGCGCCATGACGAGGTGGGCCGGGTGGTGGTTGCCCGC